One window of the Pseudarthrobacter sp. ATCC 49987 genome contains the following:
- a CDS encoding MBL fold metallo-hydrolase, giving the protein MSGSSVDGLRIDRLVTSGTFSLDGGTWDVENNVWIVGNDAECVVIDPAHDAAAVEAAVAGRRVTAILLTHGHDDHIAAVGEFRGRVNAPVYLNRADWMLWDAVFPGTEPDHTIGDGDTFEVAGAQLVALHTPGHSPGSMCFVLESEGTVFSGDTLFQGGPGATGRSYSDFPTIIESIKARLLTLPADTVVRTGHGDPTSIGAEAPQLEEWIARGH; this is encoded by the coding sequence GTGAGCGGCAGTTCCGTGGACGGCCTCCGGATCGACCGGCTGGTCACCTCGGGCACCTTCTCGCTCGACGGCGGCACCTGGGACGTCGAGAACAACGTCTGGATCGTGGGCAACGACGCGGAATGCGTTGTGATCGACCCGGCGCACGACGCCGCCGCCGTCGAGGCAGCCGTCGCGGGCCGGAGGGTCACCGCGATCCTGCTGACCCACGGCCACGACGACCACATCGCCGCCGTCGGCGAATTCCGCGGGCGCGTCAACGCCCCGGTGTACCTCAACCGTGCGGACTGGATGCTCTGGGACGCAGTGTTCCCGGGCACCGAACCGGACCACACGATCGGGGACGGGGACACCTTCGAGGTTGCCGGCGCGCAGCTCGTGGCGCTGCACACGCCGGGGCATTCACCCGGCTCCATGTGCTTCGTCCTGGAAAGCGAGGGCACCGTCTTCAGCGGCGACACCCTGTTCCAGGGCGGCCCGGGCGCCACGGGCCGGTCCTACAGCGACTTCCCCACCATCATCGAGTCCATCAAGGCCCGGCTGCTGACGCTCCCGGCGGACACCGTGGTGCGGACCGGGCACGGGGATCCCACGAGTATTGGCGCCGAGGCGCCGCAGTTGGAGGAATGGATCGCCCGGGGGCACTAG
- a CDS encoding S-(hydroxymethyl)mycothiol dehydrogenase gives MVHKVKGAVVRSKNAPVTLETILVPDPGPGEALVDILTCGVCHTDLHYKQGAINDDFPFLLGHEATGVVSAVGPDVTEVAPGDRVVLNWRAVCGECRACAKGRPQYCFNTNNATQKMTLEDGTELTAALGIGAFAEKTLVAAGQCTKVDPEADPAAIGLLGCGVMAGIGAAINTGNVKRGDSVAVIGCGGVGVAAVAGAALAGATTVIAVDIDPKKLDRAKDLGATHTVDSSAVDPVEAIRELTGGFGADVVIDAVGRPETYKQAFYARDLAGTVVLVGVPSPEMTLELPLLDVFGRGGSLKSSWYGDCLPSRDFPMLIDLYRQGKLDLDAFVTERITIDQIEEAFDKMHSGAVLRSVVEL, from the coding sequence ATGGTCCATAAAGTAAAAGGCGCAGTAGTCCGTTCCAAGAACGCACCCGTCACTCTGGAGACCATCCTGGTCCCGGATCCCGGACCCGGGGAGGCCCTCGTGGACATCCTCACCTGCGGTGTCTGCCACACCGACCTGCACTACAAACAGGGCGCCATCAACGACGACTTCCCGTTCCTGCTCGGCCACGAGGCCACCGGCGTCGTCAGCGCAGTGGGTCCGGACGTCACCGAGGTGGCCCCCGGCGACCGGGTCGTGCTGAACTGGCGCGCCGTCTGCGGCGAATGCCGGGCCTGCGCCAAGGGCCGGCCGCAGTACTGCTTCAACACCAACAACGCCACCCAGAAGATGACGCTCGAGGACGGCACCGAACTCACCGCCGCGCTGGGCATCGGCGCCTTCGCCGAGAAGACCCTCGTCGCCGCCGGGCAGTGCACCAAGGTCGACCCCGAGGCGGACCCCGCCGCGATCGGCCTGCTCGGCTGCGGCGTGATGGCAGGCATCGGCGCGGCCATCAACACCGGAAACGTCAAGCGCGGCGATTCCGTCGCCGTCATCGGGTGCGGCGGCGTCGGCGTGGCAGCCGTTGCCGGCGCCGCGCTGGCCGGCGCCACCACCGTGATCGCCGTCGACATTGACCCGAAGAAGCTCGACCGCGCCAAGGACCTCGGCGCCACCCACACCGTGGACTCCTCCGCCGTCGACCCGGTCGAGGCCATCCGCGAGCTGACCGGCGGTTTCGGCGCCGATGTGGTGATTGACGCCGTCGGACGTCCGGAAACGTACAAGCAGGCCTTCTACGCCCGCGACCTCGCCGGCACCGTGGTCCTGGTGGGAGTGCCCAGCCCCGAGATGACCCTGGAACTGCCGCTCCTGGATGTCTTCGGCCGCGGCGGCTCGCTCAAGTCCTCGTGGTACGGCGACTGCCTGCCCTCGCGCGACTTCCCCATGCTGATCGACCTGTACCGGCAGGGCAAGCTGGACCTGGACGCCTTCGTCACGGAGCGGATCACGATCGACCAGATCGAGGAAGCCTTCGACAAGATGCACTCCGGCGCGGTGCTCCGCTCGGTGGTCGAGCTGTGA
- a CDS encoding mycoredoxin gives MDFTPESGTITMFSTTWCGYCNRLKKQLDAQGIGYTEINIEEVEGTADLVEKLNGGNRTVPTVLFPDGTAATNPSAAEVKSRLAA, from the coding sequence GTGGATTTCACCCCCGAATCCGGCACCATCACCATGTTTTCGACCACCTGGTGCGGCTACTGCAACCGCCTGAAGAAGCAGTTGGACGCCCAGGGCATCGGGTACACCGAGATCAACATCGAAGAAGTTGAAGGCACCGCAGATCTCGTGGAGAAGCTCAACGGAGGCAACCGCACCGTACCCACCGTGCTGTTCCCGGACGGCACCGCGGCCACCAACCCCTCCGCGGCCGAGGTCAAGAGCCGCCTCGCGGCCTAA
- a CDS encoding SOS response-associated peptidase, protein MCGRYVMARAVGDLLAEFDAGLEEEIAIPPSWNVAPTADVPILLERLVDGEPVRQLHLARWGLVPSWAKDPGIGSKMINARSESVLEKPAFRKATRARRCAVPADGYYEWKGEGRGKQPYYVHPTDGHPIVFAGLYEWWKDPSKAEDDPERWLLSTSIMTTDSPPEGYAGGMLAELTALHDRVPLPMDRQTMQAWLDPQADDAAGLVDLVRAGAHDVAEGWTIDAVGTAVGNVKNDSPELIRPVGSLF, encoded by the coding sequence ATGTGTGGACGCTACGTGATGGCCCGGGCCGTCGGAGACCTGCTGGCCGAGTTCGACGCCGGACTGGAAGAGGAGATCGCAATTCCGCCGTCGTGGAATGTGGCCCCGACGGCGGACGTGCCGATCCTGCTGGAACGGCTGGTGGACGGGGAACCGGTCCGGCAGCTGCATCTTGCGCGCTGGGGACTGGTGCCGTCCTGGGCCAAGGACCCGGGGATCGGCTCCAAGATGATCAATGCCCGCAGTGAGAGTGTGCTGGAGAAGCCGGCGTTCCGGAAGGCTACCCGCGCCCGGCGCTGCGCCGTCCCCGCCGACGGCTACTACGAATGGAAGGGCGAGGGCCGCGGCAAACAGCCCTACTACGTGCACCCGACGGACGGCCATCCGATTGTCTTCGCCGGGCTCTACGAATGGTGGAAGGATCCCTCAAAGGCCGAGGACGACCCGGAGCGCTGGCTGCTTTCGACGTCGATCATGACCACCGACTCGCCGCCGGAGGGCTACGCCGGAGGAATGCTGGCCGAACTCACGGCCCTGCACGACCGGGTGCCGCTGCCCATGGACCGGCAGACGATGCAGGCGTGGCTGGACCCGCAGGCCGACGATGCGGCCGGACTCGTGGACCTGGTCCGGGCCGGCGCGCACGACGTCGCGGAAGGCTGGACGATTGACGCCGTCGGCACCGCCGTCGGAAACGTCAAGAACGACTCCCCGGAACTGATCCGGCCGGTGGGGAGCCTGTTCTAG